A region of Rhodamnia argentea isolate NSW1041297 chromosome 9, ASM2092103v1, whole genome shotgun sequence DNA encodes the following proteins:
- the LOC125316609 gene encoding COP9 signalosome complex subunit 7-like isoform X2: MDVEQKQVELIDYFVKQASSLKGPALSPLIAEATSNPNLFAFSEILSVPNVLELEGTEYSVYLAVLRLFAHGTWSDYRSNAGQLPHLVPDQVLKLKQLTVLTLAETNKVLPYNQLMLELDVVNVRELEDFLINECMYAGIVRGKLDQLRRCFEVQFAAGRDLRPGQLGNMIKTLSDWLSTSDNLLHSIQEKIKWADTMSEMDKKHKKDVEERVEEVKKSLSLKADIDFRGHEIYSEPGGVMDYEEDRGGRPKRRRHPV, from the exons ATGGACGTAGAACAGAAACAGGTAGAGCTCATTGACTACTTCGTGAAGCAAGCTTCCTCCCTGAAAGGCCCCGCCCTCTCTCCTCTCATCGCCGAAGCCACCTCCAACCCTAACCTCTTCGCCTTCTCCGAGATCCTCTCCGTCCCCAACGTTCTCGAG CTTGAAGGGACTGAGTATTCTGTATACCTTGCTGTTCTACGCTTGTTTGCTCATGGCACGTGGAGTGATTACAGAA GTAATGCTGGCCAGCTACCACACTTGGTGCCTGATCAAGTCCTCAAACTAAAGCAACTTACTGTGCTTACTCTGGCCGAGACAAACAAG GTGCTACCATACAATCAACTAATGCTGGAATTAGATGTTGTAAATGTGCGAGAACTTGAAGATTTTCTTATTAATGAGTGCATGTATGCG GGTATAGTTAGAGGAAAGCTTGATCAGTTGAGAAGATGCTTCGAG GTGCAATTTGCTGCAGGGAGGGATTTGAGACCTGGACAACTTGGGAATATGATAAAAACACTATCAGACTG GTTGAGTACATCAGACAATCTTCTTCATTCTAttcaagaaaagataaaatgggCTGATACTATGAGTGAGATGGACAAGAAACACAAGAAGGATGTCGAAGAGAGAGTGGAAGAGGTGAAGAAGTCTCTTTCTCTCAAG GCTGACATTGACTTCCGAGGGCATGAGATCTACTCTGAACCTGGCGGAGTGATGGACTATGAAGAAGATAGAGGAGGCCGACCCAAGAG GAGGCGTCACCCTGTATAG
- the LOC125316609 gene encoding COP9 signalosome complex subunit 7-like isoform X1, producing the protein MDVEQKQVELIDYFVKQASSLKGPALSPLIAEATSNPNLFAFSEILSVPNVLELEGTEYSVYLAVLRLFAHGTWSDYRIVGNAGQLPHLVPDQVLKLKQLTVLTLAETNKVLPYNQLMLELDVVNVRELEDFLINECMYAGIVRGKLDQLRRCFEVQFAAGRDLRPGQLGNMIKTLSDWLSTSDNLLHSIQEKIKWADTMSEMDKKHKKDVEERVEEVKKSLSLKADIDFRGHEIYSEPGGVMDYEEDRGGRPKRRRHPV; encoded by the exons ATGGACGTAGAACAGAAACAGGTAGAGCTCATTGACTACTTCGTGAAGCAAGCTTCCTCCCTGAAAGGCCCCGCCCTCTCTCCTCTCATCGCCGAAGCCACCTCCAACCCTAACCTCTTCGCCTTCTCCGAGATCCTCTCCGTCCCCAACGTTCTCGAG CTTGAAGGGACTGAGTATTCTGTATACCTTGCTGTTCTACGCTTGTTTGCTCATGGCACGTGGAGTGATTACAGAA TTGTAGGTAATGCTGGCCAGCTACCACACTTGGTGCCTGATCAAGTCCTCAAACTAAAGCAACTTACTGTGCTTACTCTGGCCGAGACAAACAAG GTGCTACCATACAATCAACTAATGCTGGAATTAGATGTTGTAAATGTGCGAGAACTTGAAGATTTTCTTATTAATGAGTGCATGTATGCG GGTATAGTTAGAGGAAAGCTTGATCAGTTGAGAAGATGCTTCGAG GTGCAATTTGCTGCAGGGAGGGATTTGAGACCTGGACAACTTGGGAATATGATAAAAACACTATCAGACTG GTTGAGTACATCAGACAATCTTCTTCATTCTAttcaagaaaagataaaatgggCTGATACTATGAGTGAGATGGACAAGAAACACAAGAAGGATGTCGAAGAGAGAGTGGAAGAGGTGAAGAAGTCTCTTTCTCTCAAG GCTGACATTGACTTCCGAGGGCATGAGATCTACTCTGAACCTGGCGGAGTGATGGACTATGAAGAAGATAGAGGAGGCCGACCCAAGAG GAGGCGTCACCCTGTATAG
- the LOC125316609 gene encoding COP9 signalosome complex subunit 7-like isoform X3, with protein MDVEQKQVELIDYFVKQASSLKGPALSPLIAEATSNPNLFAFSEILSVPNVLELEGTEYSVYLAVLRLFAHGTWSDYRIVGNAGQLPHLVPDQVLKLKQLTVLTLAETNKVLPYNQLMLELDVVNVRELEDFLINECMYAGIVRGKLDQLRRCFEVQFAAGRDLRPGQLGNMIKTLSDWLSTSDNLLHSIQEKIKWADTMSEMDKKHKKDVEERVEEVKKSLSLKKLHPVSRLTLTSEGMRSTLNLAE; from the exons ATGGACGTAGAACAGAAACAGGTAGAGCTCATTGACTACTTCGTGAAGCAAGCTTCCTCCCTGAAAGGCCCCGCCCTCTCTCCTCTCATCGCCGAAGCCACCTCCAACCCTAACCTCTTCGCCTTCTCCGAGATCCTCTCCGTCCCCAACGTTCTCGAG CTTGAAGGGACTGAGTATTCTGTATACCTTGCTGTTCTACGCTTGTTTGCTCATGGCACGTGGAGTGATTACAGAA TTGTAGGTAATGCTGGCCAGCTACCACACTTGGTGCCTGATCAAGTCCTCAAACTAAAGCAACTTACTGTGCTTACTCTGGCCGAGACAAACAAG GTGCTACCATACAATCAACTAATGCTGGAATTAGATGTTGTAAATGTGCGAGAACTTGAAGATTTTCTTATTAATGAGTGCATGTATGCG GGTATAGTTAGAGGAAAGCTTGATCAGTTGAGAAGATGCTTCGAG GTGCAATTTGCTGCAGGGAGGGATTTGAGACCTGGACAACTTGGGAATATGATAAAAACACTATCAGACTG GTTGAGTACATCAGACAATCTTCTTCATTCTAttcaagaaaagataaaatgggCTGATACTATGAGTGAGATGGACAAGAAACACAAGAAGGATGTCGAAGAGAGAGTGGAAGAGGTGAAGAAGTCTCTTTCTCTCAAG AAGTTACACCCTGTAAGCAGGCTGACATTGACTTCCGAGGGCATGAGATCTACTCTGAACCTGGCGGAGTGA